A single region of the Candidatus Neomarinimicrobiota bacterium genome encodes:
- a CDS encoding sugar phosphate nucleotidyltransferase, whose product MDRNMVILAAGISSRMKRTATGEVSLSRKLVREASMRPKAMISVGEGGRPFLDYLLFNASEARYKDVVLVLNERDEVTEPYYFGRDVWGLKLSFARQTIPEGRFKPLGTADAVLQGLRSRGDWNRQKFTICNSDNLYSSASLEALLKDDHHNAMIDYDRDALGVEPERVNAFAVIWKDREGFLTDIVEKPNAEEVEKARDSAGRVGVSMNIFRLDQDAILPELEACPLHPERQEKELPTAIKMMIAKHPRAVYTIPMAEEVPDLTSRGDISKVQRFLERMVIE is encoded by the coding sequence ATGGATAGGAATATGGTAATTCTGGCGGCGGGAATTTCATCGCGCATGAAGAGAACCGCGACGGGAGAGGTAAGTCTCAGCAGGAAACTGGTGAGAGAGGCAAGCATGAGGCCCAAGGCGATGATCAGCGTCGGTGAAGGGGGCCGCCCGTTCCTCGATTATCTCCTGTTCAATGCTTCCGAAGCGCGGTATAAAGACGTGGTACTCGTCCTCAATGAACGTGACGAGGTCACCGAGCCTTATTACTTCGGTCGGGATGTCTGGGGACTGAAGCTCAGTTTCGCAAGGCAGACAATTCCTGAAGGGCGGTTCAAACCGTTGGGCACTGCCGATGCCGTCTTACAGGGACTTAGGTCCCGCGGCGATTGGAACAGGCAGAAGTTTACTATCTGCAACAGCGATAATCTCTATTCGTCGGCGTCACTGGAGGCTCTTCTTAAAGACGACCATCACAACGCAATGATCGACTATGACCGCGACGCCCTGGGGGTGGAGCCGGAACGGGTAAACGCGTTTGCTGTTATCTGGAAGGATCGTGAAGGATTTCTGACCGATATCGTGGAGAAGCCGAATGCGGAGGAGGTAGAAAAGGCCAGAGACAGTGCCGGAAGGGTCGGCGTCAGCATGAATATTTTTCGCCTCGACCAGGATGCAATCCTCCCCGAACTGGAGGCCTGCCCCCTCCATCCTGAACGGCAGGAGAAAGAGCTGCCGACAGCAATCAAGATGATGATAGCAAAACATCCTCGCGCCGTTTACACCATCCCCATGGCGGAAGAGGTGCCTGACCTCACAAGCAGGGGCGATATCTCAAAAGTGCAACGCTTTCTGGAAAGAATGGTGATAGAGTGA
- a CDS encoding galactokinase family protein has translation MIVSSPGRICLFGEHQDYLGLPVIAASISLRVTIEGQPREDMTVTVDLPDIGGEETFSMEGDLTYTKEADYFKSGINTMRKDGFTFSNGCDCVVKGNIPVQSGTSSSSAMVVSWINYLSAMSDQAEELEPRVLADLAYRAEVQEFDEAGGLMDHYTSAVGGVVYIASEPEMVVEKLSCRLGSFVLGDSLEKKDTQAVLSRSKERVMDLVFKIQSKNRDFSLHTATSHEVAEIENLSEEEMTLLTETLLNRDITSEGLDLLNEDIDEIRLGDLLNRQHAILRDTLGVSTEKIETMLEVAMGAGAHGGKINGSGGGGCMFAYAPDSAEEVAAAIEQAGGKAYIVHVDKGSVKDG, from the coding sequence AGAAGGTCAGCCTCGGGAAGATATGACAGTAACTGTTGATCTACCTGATATAGGTGGGGAAGAGACATTTTCTATGGAAGGCGACCTTACTTACACGAAAGAAGCTGATTATTTCAAAAGCGGCATCAATACAATGAGAAAAGATGGATTTACCTTTTCGAACGGCTGTGACTGCGTAGTTAAAGGGAATATTCCCGTTCAGTCAGGGACGTCAAGTTCTTCAGCCATGGTGGTATCTTGGATCAACTATCTGTCTGCCATGAGTGACCAGGCGGAGGAGTTGGAGCCAAGGGTATTGGCGGATCTGGCATACCGGGCTGAGGTACAGGAATTTGATGAAGCCGGGGGTCTGATGGATCACTACACAAGTGCGGTGGGTGGTGTTGTTTATATCGCGTCTGAGCCTGAAATGGTTGTAGAAAAATTGTCGTGCAGGTTAGGTTCGTTTGTGTTGGGAGATTCACTGGAGAAAAAAGATACCCAGGCGGTTCTTTCGCGATCGAAAGAGCGGGTGATGGATCTGGTGTTCAAAATACAATCAAAAAACAGGGATTTTTCTCTTCACACAGCAACGTCCCATGAGGTTGCCGAAATAGAGAATCTTTCTGAAGAAGAGATGACCCTTCTAACTGAGACCCTTCTCAACCGGGATATTACTTCTGAAGGGTTGGATTTATTAAATGAAGATATAGACGAAATAAGATTAGGCGATTTGTTGAACCGGCAGCATGCCATTCTCCGCGATACTCTTGGTGTTTCAACGGAAAAAATTGAAACAATGCTGGAGGTGGCCATGGGGGCTGGTGCACACGGTGGTAAGATCAACGGCTCAGGGGGTGGAGGTTGTATGTTCGCCTATGCGCCAGACAGTGCGGAAGAAGTGGCGGCTGCTATCGAGCAAGCGGGAGGAAAGGCCTATATTGTTCATGTGGATAAAGGGTCGGTAAAAGATGGATAG